The Nitrospira sp. genome includes a window with the following:
- a CDS encoding DUF4331 family protein, giving the protein MFSRIRPLVLAMLAVFTITPALAASHREAPLIANDPTADITDFYFFRSWQDSVKAILIMNVIPSQEAGSGPNYFNFADGVLYEIHVDNNKNNIAANIVYQIRSTTEIRQPRSAFPLSYVALPPITALDGNGTEGWLLRQSYTVTE; this is encoded by the coding sequence ATGTTTTCTCGAATTCGACCACTCGTTCTGGCAATGCTGGCGGTGTTCACGATAACACCAGCCTTGGCTGCCAGCCACCGCGAAGCCCCGCTGATCGCGAACGATCCGACGGCGGATATCACCGACTTTTACTTTTTCCGTAGCTGGCAGGACTCCGTCAAAGCCATTCTGATCATGAATGTGATCCCGAGTCAGGAGGCGGGATCGGGGCCTAATTATTTCAATTTCGCGGACGGCGTGCTGTATGAAATTCATGTCGACAACAATAAGAACAACATCGCGGCAAACATCGTCTACCAGATCCGCTCCACAACCGAGATTCGCCAACCGAGAAGCGCTTTTCCTCTCTCCTATGTCGCGTTACCGCCAATTACGGCGTTGGACGGGAATGGAACGGAAGGGTGGCTATTGCGGCAAAGCTATACGGTGACGGAATAA
- a CDS encoding TonB-dependent receptor plug domain-containing protein, with product MPFVPYLVSLILALCWSDDAFGHDPDELEIEVPEVSVVAERPVAASSQQFIPDKEIVLQPQGRPAQVLRLIPGFVAVEHSGGAGKADQYFLRGFDADHGTDVGFFLDGMPINLRTHAHGQGYTDLNVIIPETIIGVDVHKGSYLPEYGDFATAGAVNFRTRDMVKEGLVQGAGGEYSAQRYLLMLSPTKDRVRTLFAAEGFYTNGPYLNDNQYYRTNLLGKVTTNLTGRDELSVKATFLHSKWDGSGEIPFRAVSTGLLDRFGTINPYEGGNTLRTTGNVNYHYDTTTGGQFFANAYGQYYRLDLFTDFTFFLNDPVNGDGFAQFDRRAIYGGDFGFKQRIELLGMPTVGTVGFQTRVDDVHAKLGTQTLRTPTGTTIDSDARTVSYSPFIKAEVQPLPWVRFSGGVRGEFFTFDVGNRCATCAEQPDGRKGSGIILPKMSMILGPWARTEFFVNYGEGFHSNDARSAIATGASPLARARSYEVGIRFRPWGPQGLELIATAWRLDLKSELVLVGDEGTTEIRGATRRQGVEVAVRGQVWGPLYVNGSFTWTHAEFRNGDAIPLAPEYTAYGAAILQWPPGLTSQLQATYLGVRPLIEDRSIKSPSWITFDLSERYRIPVKLPHGRLEAFLFVQNLFNTKWEQAIFAFESRLRTEPTGVADIHFVPGNPRTVMGGLAWYF from the coding sequence ATGCCATTCGTACCCTATCTGGTATCTCTGATATTAGCTCTCTGTTGGAGCGATGACGCCTTCGGGCACGATCCCGATGAACTGGAGATCGAGGTCCCAGAAGTGTCTGTGGTGGCTGAACGGCCAGTGGCAGCCTCGTCACAACAGTTCATCCCTGACAAAGAAATCGTTCTGCAGCCTCAGGGCCGCCCGGCCCAGGTGCTTCGCTTGATTCCCGGCTTCGTGGCGGTGGAACACTCCGGGGGCGCCGGCAAAGCTGATCAGTATTTTCTCCGGGGCTTCGACGCGGACCACGGCACAGACGTGGGATTTTTTCTTGATGGCATGCCGATCAATCTTCGTACCCATGCGCATGGGCAAGGCTATACGGATCTCAACGTCATTATTCCAGAGACTATCATTGGGGTTGATGTCCACAAGGGCTCTTACCTACCGGAGTACGGGGATTTCGCCACAGCAGGGGCGGTGAATTTTCGGACGCGCGATATGGTGAAAGAAGGACTCGTTCAAGGAGCGGGTGGAGAGTATAGCGCCCAGCGGTATCTGCTGATGCTCTCGCCGACGAAAGACCGCGTCCGCACCTTGTTTGCCGCCGAAGGGTTCTATACGAACGGCCCGTATCTCAACGACAATCAATATTATCGGACCAATCTATTGGGCAAGGTCACGACGAATCTGACCGGAAGAGACGAGTTGAGTGTCAAGGCCACCTTCCTTCATTCCAAATGGGATGGTTCCGGTGAGATTCCTTTCCGTGCCGTGAGTACGGGGCTTCTGGACCGGTTTGGTACCATCAATCCGTATGAAGGAGGCAATACACTCCGAACGACAGGGAACGTGAACTATCACTACGACACCACCACAGGTGGTCAGTTTTTTGCGAATGCCTATGGCCAATACTATCGGCTGGACCTGTTCACGGATTTTACATTCTTCCTCAATGATCCCGTAAACGGCGACGGCTTCGCACAATTCGATCGTCGGGCCATCTATGGTGGCGATTTTGGTTTCAAGCAACGGATCGAACTGCTGGGCATGCCGACCGTGGGGACCGTGGGGTTTCAGACGAGAGTCGACGATGTTCATGCCAAATTGGGAACGCAGACCCTACGCACGCCGACCGGCACCACCATCGACAGCGATGCCCGAACGGTATCCTATTCGCCCTTCATCAAGGCAGAGGTTCAGCCTCTACCATGGGTTCGGTTTTCGGGAGGTGTCAGGGGAGAGTTTTTCACATTCGACGTAGGCAACCGATGCGCCACTTGTGCCGAACAGCCGGACGGTCGAAAGGGTTCCGGCATTATTCTCCCGAAGATGAGTATGATTCTCGGGCCCTGGGCACGTACTGAATTCTTCGTCAACTACGGAGAAGGGTTTCACAGCAATGATGCCCGCTCAGCCATAGCAACCGGGGCGTCTCCTCTTGCAAGAGCGAGAAGCTATGAAGTCGGGATCCGATTCAGGCCCTGGGGTCCGCAGGGTCTCGAGCTGATCGCCACGGCATGGCGATTGGATCTTAAGTCGGAATTGGTTCTGGTCGGTGACGAAGGGACGACGGAAATTCGTGGAGCCACCCGACGCCAGGGGGTGGAAGTCGCCGTCCGGGGCCAAGTCTGGGGACCGCTCTATGTGAACGGGAGTTTCACCTGGACCCATGCGGAATTTCGCAACGGCGATGCCATCCCGTTGGCGCCTGAATATACCGCCTATGGAGCGGCCATTCTTCAGTGGCCGCCCGGGCTCACATCGCAACTGCAGGCGACGTATCTCGGGGTTCGACCGCTGATTGAAGATCGGAGCATCAAGTCGCCTTCGTGGATTACCTTCGATCTTTCAGAACGCTATCGCATACCCGTCAAATTGCCTCATGGACGCCTCGAGGCCTTTCTCTTCGTGCAGAACCTGTTCAATACCAAATGGGAACAGGCGATCTTTGCGTTTGAGTCACGTCTGCGGACCGAACCGACTGGCGTGGCGGACATTCACTTTGTACCAGGCAATCCGAGGACGGTGATGGGGGGACTGGCCTGGTACTTTTGA
- the nikR gene encoding nickel-responsive transcriptional regulator NikR — MDELVRFGVSLDRKLLGEFDRHIRGRRYTNRSEALRDLIRDKLVGEEWDENKETVGTITFVYDHHVRDLTGKLTDIQHAHAGHILSGMHVHLDHHHCLEVLVVKGKGGDLKKVADALVSVKGVKHGKLTMTTTGKALR; from the coding sequence ATGGATGAACTGGTCCGTTTCGGAGTGTCGTTGGATCGAAAGCTGTTAGGGGAGTTCGACCGTCACATTCGAGGACGGCGGTATACGAACCGTTCGGAGGCACTCCGTGATCTGATCCGAGACAAGCTCGTGGGCGAGGAGTGGGATGAAAACAAGGAAACGGTCGGGACGATCACGTTTGTCTACGACCACCATGTGCGGGATTTAACTGGAAAGTTGACCGACATCCAACATGCACACGCTGGGCACATTCTGTCCGGCATGCACGTGCATCTCGATCATCACCACTGTCTTGAAGTCCTGGTGGTCAAAGGCAAGGGGGGGGACCTCAAAAAGGTGGCGGATGCGTTGGTATCTGTAAAAGGTGTGAAACACGGCAAGTTGACGATGACGACGACAGGAAAAGCACTGCGCTAA
- a CDS encoding cupin domain-containing protein: MSETKLPEELEEQAILHALGVLDPEDEQVFTVRLKGESDLLRETTQAYQATLGALTGALAPVRPQATLRERLLDRIAVEEAREAKQFERTADVLALNTVPVKPRDSLRERLLSRIEEPSDVQLHLEHQASVTGHTSVRQGEGAANESEARPRHDVDSLATWLASCRTALSNFLRTLLIRSMTSEPVRYWKAKLMFQRPTKGLTYIRASEGIWRGIAPGVTAKVLSFDPVSRRVTTLLRFAPGTSYAPHRHSTVEELFVLEGGCSIAGRAMTVGDYHRAEAGTVHHDTSTDDGCLLLVISSPQNEMLR, encoded by the coding sequence ATGAGTGAGACTAAGTTACCGGAAGAATTAGAAGAGCAGGCGATACTCCATGCCCTCGGGGTCTTGGATCCAGAGGATGAGCAGGTCTTTACGGTGAGGCTCAAAGGAGAATCAGATCTTCTGCGAGAAACAACGCAAGCCTATCAAGCAACGCTCGGAGCACTGACTGGTGCGCTGGCTCCGGTACGACCTCAGGCGACCCTTCGTGAACGGCTTCTAGACCGGATTGCGGTAGAAGAAGCTCGCGAGGCCAAACAGTTTGAGCGAACTGCCGACGTGCTGGCACTCAACACCGTCCCCGTAAAGCCTCGGGATTCATTACGGGAGCGACTTCTGTCCCGCATTGAAGAGCCGAGCGATGTCCAACTTCATCTGGAACACCAAGCCTCCGTTACAGGCCATACGTCGGTCCGGCAAGGCGAGGGGGCCGCAAATGAAAGTGAGGCAAGGCCCAGGCATGATGTCGACTCTCTTGCTACCTGGTTAGCTTCTTGCCGGACTGCCCTTTCAAATTTCCTCCGGACTCTTTTGATTCGGTCTATGACCTCTGAGCCAGTCCGGTACTGGAAGGCCAAACTGATGTTTCAACGGCCGACCAAGGGGCTCACCTATATTAGGGCGTCGGAGGGAATCTGGCGTGGAATCGCACCGGGAGTGACGGCCAAAGTGCTCTCGTTCGATCCGGTTTCCCGAAGAGTCACGACGCTGCTTCGTTTTGCTCCGGGCACCAGCTATGCGCCGCATCGTCACAGCACAGTGGAAGAGCTCTTTGTTCTGGAAGGTGGTTGCAGTATTGCCGGTCGTGCGATGACGGTCGGGGACTATCACCGCGCGGAAGCTGGCACTGTACACCACGATACGTCGACGGACGACGGATGTCTCCTGCTCGTGATTTCCTCTCCTCAGAACGAGATGTTGAGGTAG
- a CDS encoding GAF domain-containing protein: protein MTTSTAQTKPSPETLLQRTLNAALNDIGSDSVLAAIFHQENGPLIEHASRGFAPRDIQAVLRTLSNHRAAVLATTTQDQESGRTVRLRLITPGAKSLLAVPLRHLNRVYGCLVIGRKEGAAFSKKEKSQLEQMCDGMTKALDREGLFNTNVVLSRSYVTQEPSAQQPAGAELYPPVTKHSSPELQGRIETVLTEAYQLVAYDRAWACYYDPLAGNVEVLGLVDDLKGEQKEAKKELKPGQRLTLDSSAAGWAVRHRKPRVDHDLASTQGRFVDHKHLFKDRFQSSLVIPFFVKGQVGGTITLGAKDADRYQTTDARTLEPVILKLAELLQTPAPQTTNPLLATEAGPSSLQPSATGPSEPVIRKQERQAAISEFSTFLATEIREPLASIRSQLEEVTSEGILDFDPQTRVENAMRDLIRIEAILNEILDFAKPLELHRHLCRIPEVLESALVVVGTDLEATRIQVTKDYANIIAPVRGDEAKLQQTFLSIFRNASEAMSPGGHLHIQVTQHRAGRGIEVQILIKNDGVPIPAELVDKVFEPFFTTKRSGIGLGLPSVKKIVEEHGGAIAISSAAGEGTSVTIRLPGVSRGPAFRHRGRGRRPPRRPT from the coding sequence ATGACCACATCGACTGCTCAGACCAAGCCATCCCCTGAGACCCTGCTTCAACGGACGTTGAATGCCGCGCTGAACGACATCGGGTCCGATTCGGTCCTAGCGGCCATCTTCCATCAAGAGAACGGCCCCCTTATCGAGCATGCGTCGCGTGGCTTCGCCCCGAGGGACATTCAAGCGGTACTCCGCACCCTGTCAAACCACCGAGCCGCCGTCTTGGCGACGACCACGCAAGACCAAGAAAGCGGACGCACGGTTCGCTTACGGTTGATTACCCCGGGCGCGAAGTCGCTGCTCGCTGTTCCACTTCGCCACCTCAATCGTGTGTACGGTTGCCTGGTCATTGGACGAAAGGAAGGTGCGGCTTTTTCGAAGAAGGAGAAGTCGCAGCTGGAGCAGATGTGCGATGGCATGACCAAGGCCTTGGACCGCGAAGGGCTTTTTAATACGAATGTAGTATTGAGCCGTTCTTACGTCACGCAGGAACCGAGCGCGCAACAGCCGGCCGGTGCAGAACTCTATCCACCGGTCACAAAACATTCCTCACCAGAACTCCAGGGCAGAATTGAAACGGTCTTGACCGAGGCCTACCAATTGGTGGCCTATGATCGGGCCTGGGCCTGCTACTACGATCCACTTGCGGGAAATGTCGAGGTGTTGGGCCTTGTCGATGACCTGAAAGGGGAACAGAAAGAGGCGAAGAAGGAACTCAAGCCCGGGCAGCGGCTCACCCTGGATAGCTCGGCTGCGGGCTGGGCGGTGCGGCATCGAAAGCCGCGCGTGGATCACGACCTGGCTAGCACGCAAGGTCGTTTTGTCGACCACAAGCATCTCTTTAAAGACCGGTTTCAGTCCTCGCTTGTTATTCCCTTCTTTGTCAAAGGGCAGGTTGGTGGAACCATTACGCTGGGGGCGAAGGATGCAGACCGTTACCAAACCACCGACGCTCGCACCCTGGAACCTGTCATTCTCAAACTCGCGGAACTTTTACAAACACCCGCGCCTCAGACCACGAACCCTCTCCTGGCGACCGAAGCTGGACCTTCTAGCCTCCAACCCTCCGCCACTGGTCCTTCCGAACCCGTCATTCGTAAGCAGGAGCGCCAGGCCGCCATCAGCGAATTCAGCACATTTTTAGCGACGGAAATTCGGGAACCGCTTGCCTCTATTCGATCCCAACTGGAGGAAGTGACCAGCGAAGGCATTCTCGACTTTGATCCCCAGACGCGCGTTGAGAATGCCATGCGTGACCTAATCCGGATCGAGGCGATTCTCAATGAAATCCTCGATTTCGCCAAACCGCTCGAACTCCACCGGCATCTCTGTCGGATTCCTGAAGTACTCGAAAGTGCGCTGGTCGTCGTGGGAACCGATCTCGAAGCGACCCGTATTCAAGTCACCAAAGACTACGCCAATATCATTGCACCGGTGAGAGGCGATGAAGCCAAGCTCCAACAGACGTTCCTCAGCATTTTCCGGAATGCCTCCGAGGCGATGTCTCCCGGCGGCCATCTTCATATCCAAGTCACGCAGCATCGCGCCGGTCGAGGGATTGAAGTACAGATATTGATCAAGAACGACGGCGTGCCGATCCCAGCCGAACTCGTCGACAAAGTCTTCGAGCCATTTTTCACCACCAAGCGCTCAGGGATTGGACTGGGCCTCCCCAGCGTCAAGAAGATCGTCGAAGAGCACGGCGGAGCGATCGCAATCAGCAGTGCCGCAGGGGAAGGCACAAGCGTCACGATTCGCCTTCCCGGGGTCAGCCGTGGACCAGCATTTCGACATCGCGGACGAGGCCGACGTCCCCCTCGCCGACCGACCTGA
- a CDS encoding sigma-70 family RNA polymerase sigma factor, producing the protein MPVMTVHLTKLAQDQEWTQLIALTAQGDQAALATLYDRTSAQVFGLVVKILTNREAAEEVTLDVYTQVWRQAHTYDRTRGTPGAWLMMLARTRAIDRFRAGAAEHGRIESLDAAHVFASDDETPEQDVEGQERRRYVRHALAKLAEDQRQAIALAYFYGLSQSEIADKLQLPLGTVKTRMRLGMIKLREALAPYEAGLMP; encoded by the coding sequence ATGCCGGTCATGACTGTGCACCTGACCAAGCTGGCTCAAGACCAAGAATGGACTCAACTGATCGCTCTCACAGCGCAGGGTGATCAGGCTGCGCTTGCGACGCTGTACGATCGGACGAGCGCCCAGGTCTTCGGTCTTGTCGTCAAAATTCTCACGAATCGCGAAGCAGCTGAAGAAGTCACATTGGACGTCTACACTCAGGTGTGGCGTCAGGCGCATACCTATGACCGGACCAGAGGGACCCCTGGTGCGTGGTTGATGATGTTGGCTCGAACGAGGGCGATCGATCGGTTTCGCGCGGGGGCCGCCGAACATGGACGGATCGAATCGTTGGATGCCGCTCATGTGTTTGCCAGCGACGACGAGACGCCGGAGCAGGATGTGGAAGGGCAAGAGCGTCGACGGTATGTGCGACATGCTTTGGCCAAGCTTGCTGAAGACCAGCGGCAAGCCATCGCCCTCGCGTATTTCTATGGGTTGAGTCAAAGCGAGATCGCTGACAAACTACAACTACCTCTGGGGACGGTGAAGACGAGAATGAGATTGGGGATGATCAAACTGCGCGAGGCCCTTGCACCCTACGAAGCAGGTCTGATGCCATGA
- a CDS encoding DNA-3-methyladenine glycosylase, which yields MPKILTRTFFDRPTLTVARSLIGKYVVRENGKGLLLGKIIEVEAYIGTEDKACHASKGRTTRTEVLFGPPGIAYVYLIYGMYDMLNVVTERAELPAAVLIRAIEVEGRLIDGPGKLCRELEIDRSLHRLDLTQGQSLWFEDRGSRVPSKQVGTFPRIGVDYAGAWAKKPWRFRLMHRV from the coding sequence ATGCCAAAGATCCTCACTCGTACTTTTTTTGATCGTCCCACGCTGACGGTTGCGCGCTCCCTTATCGGCAAGTATGTGGTGCGTGAGAACGGGAAGGGGCTCCTTCTTGGAAAAATCATCGAGGTGGAAGCGTATATCGGTACTGAAGACAAAGCCTGTCATGCCTCAAAAGGGAGGACTACGCGAACCGAGGTGTTGTTCGGTCCTCCAGGAATAGCCTATGTCTACCTGATCTACGGCATGTACGACATGTTGAACGTGGTGACGGAGCGGGCGGAACTTCCAGCTGCCGTGCTGATTCGAGCGATTGAAGTCGAGGGGAGGTTGATCGATGGGCCTGGGAAGCTGTGCCGGGAGCTGGAGATCGACCGGTCATTGCATCGACTCGATCTGACACAAGGCCAATCGCTCTGGTTTGAAGATCGAGGTTCCAGGGTTCCCAGCAAGCAGGTCGGGACATTTCCGCGAATCGGCGTCGACTACGCCGGGGCCTGGGCCAAAAAACCTTGGCGGTTCCGATTGATGCACCGGGTCTAA